tacgtatttatattgaatggtggagctgttagttggtgtagttccaagtagagcgtcgtggcgggatctacgtgtgaagcggagtacatagctgcttcggaagcagcaaattaAGGAGTTcctatccgatctaggtgtcatacctagtgtcgggtccaatgaaaatcttttgtgacaatactggtgcaattgccttggcaaaggaatccagatttcacaagagaaccaagcacatcaagagacgcttcaattccatccgcgatcaagtcaaggaaggaaacatagagatttgcaagatacatacgggtctgaatgttgcagacccgttgactaagcctctctcacgagcaaaacatgatcagcaccaagactccatgggtgttagaatcattactatgtaatctagattattgactagtgcaagtgggatactgaaggaaatatgtcctagaggcaataataaagttgttatctatatttccttatatcatgataaatgtttattattcatgctagaattgtattaaccggaaacttagtaaatgtgtggatacatagacaaacagagtgtccctagtatgcctctacttgactagctcgttaatcaaagatggttaagtttcctagccatagacatgtgttgtcatttgatgaacgggatcacatcattagagaatgatgtgatggacaagacccttccgttagcttagcataatgatcgtttagtttttatgctattgctttcttcatgacttatacgtgTTCCTCAGACTattagattatgcaactcccgaatgccGGAGAAAcatcttgtgtgctatcaaacgtcacaaagtaactgggtgattataaagatgctctacaggtgtcttcgatggtgtttattgagttgacatagatcaagattaggatttgtcactccatgtatcggagaggtatctctaggccctctcggtaatgcacatcactataagccttgcgagcaatgtgactaatgagttagttacaggatgatgcattacagaacgagtaaagagacttgccggtgtatgatgataccgatgatcgactCTCGgtaaagtaacataccgatgacaaagggaagaacatatgttgttatgcggtttgaccgataaagatcttcgtagaatatgtaggaactaatatgagcatccaggttctgctattggttattgaccggagatgtgtctcggtcatgtctacatagttctcgaacccgtagggtccgcacgcttaacgttcgatgacgatttgtattatgagttatgtgatttgatgaccgaagtttgttcggattcccagatgagatcacagacatgatgaggagtctcaaaatggtcgagaggtaaagattcatatattggaaggttacattcggacaccggaatggttcgggtcgtttcggatgagtttcggagtaccgggggttaccggaaccctctGGGAAGTttatgggccttcatgggccatagtggaaaggagagaagggccacaagggagGCCATGCCCCCACATggccagtccgaattggactagggagggggcggcgccccctctttccttctcccctctttccttctcccctcttcctccttccctctctctccctctcttggaAGGAAGGGGattccaactaggattgggaatcctagttggactccccatggcgcgcgccccccttgggccggccacctctcctcccccctttatatacgtgtgaggggggcaccccaaaggcacaccaagtcttctcttagccgtgtgcgatgcccccctccacagttacacacttTGGttatatcgtcatagtgcttaggcgaagccctgcgtcggtaacttcatcatcaccatcgccaggccgtcatgctgacggaactctccctcggcctcaactgggtCAAGatttcaagggacgtcatcgagctgaacgtgtgctgatcgcggaggtgccgtacgttcggtgcttggatcggttggatcgcgaagacgttcgactacatcaaccgcgttactaaacacttccgctttcggtctacgagggtgcgtggacacactctccccgctcgttgctatgcatctcctagatagatcttgcgtgaccgtaggtaaattttttgaaataatgCGTTTCCCCAACATAAACCCTATGTCCTAATCTGTTGTATTGATTATGGATGGGGGACAGAGTATAGGTTGATCTACCTCGAGGTCGTATGTGAATGAGTTCGCCTCTGCGGTCTAAACCCCTCGGCTTATATAGACACTTGTAGAAGATTGCATTTGTACCTTGGAGTATGCGTCAAGTCTTCGGAAGATTCTATCTTGAATACGTCATGGGGCTTGACGAATGTGGTCCACTGGTTGGTTGTCTAGGGGTCCTTgacagcctctaaccttttcaccctcccagcaaaccattgtttggctatgttaccgttttgctcagcccctcttaccGCAGGTGCAGTTTCAGGTTGCccaacatggatatcatgggatatcacgatatctcttatttaattaatgcatctatatacttggtaaagggtggaaggctcggccttttgcctggtgttttgtccactcttgccgccctagtttccgtcatacctgtgttatgttccttgattttgcgttcctaacacggtcggggtttatgggcccccttgacagtttgctttgaataaaactcttccagcaaggcccaacattggtttaaACATTTGCCAACACAATAATACTGATAATTAATTAATTGTCATAGGGGGTCGCGTCCCCGAGGATTCTTAATTCCACATAATACAGGGGGGTGAGTGCTGAAGgtgctggtccaaaccgggcAGCATGCGGGGCCAccacggggaaactcgaggtctggttttactcgtagcttgacccATCTGATCGTGGactgagacgagatacgcgcggctactatcagggtgtcggcacgttGGGAGGTCTTGCtagttttgttttaccattgtcgaaatgtcttgtgaacCGGGATTCCGAGCTTGATCGGGTTGTTCCGGGAGGAGGATTTTCCTTCGTTGGTCGTGAGAGTCTGTGATggactaagttgggacacccctgcagggtttaaactttcgaaagtcgtgcccgcggttacgTGGCAGATGGAAATTTTTAATATTCgtttgtagagaacttgacaccagatccgaattaaaatacaccaaccgcgtgcgtaaccgtgaccGTCTCTTTTCGAGCGAGTCGAGAAGAGAACACGGCGGGGTTATGTTTGActcgtaagtagttcaggatcacttcttgatcattactagtttgcgaccgtttgcgtagtttctcttcttattcttgtactcgtaagttaacCACCATACAATGTTTAgtgctgctgcaacctcaccacttatccattccatacccattaagctttccTAGTCTTGATAACCATAGTAATGGGATTGTTGAGTcatcgtggctcacagattactacaacaacaatTGCAGGTACATGTAATACGATGATctgacgtgagagcgatgcttgattgtttggagttcttcttccgCTTCTTCTTTTGCTTTGATCAGGAGGCTAGGTTCCTGGTCCGCAGCCTGGGCTAGCaaggtggatgtcgtttgagttttttgtttgtgtttcatctGTAGTCGGATGTTGCTCTTATGTATGATGTTCGATGTATTTGTGGGGCAAGTGTATGCTTTTGTATGTATCCCctctattatgtaatggtacgatgtaatgatatccatcTTACAAAAACGTCTTCAATATGCGGCTCTATTTTTGGTGGGACCTTCAAGTCCTTTCGGATAGAATCACATATTGAGCGTGACAATGCTGAAGCTGACTATGTGTATGCTACGACCATGGCTGCGAGACGACCGACATGGTTGTAAGGGGGAGTGTGTGGTACTGCAGCAATGATGTCTGGCGTCGAGGATGCTGTGCGTGATTAGTCCTGCAAAGGTCACAATCAAGTGCGTTGACTTGACGGTGAGCCACAACCGACGACGAGGGCGACCAACTGCTACCAGCGGCGAGGGCGGACAATCGCTATTGCAACGAGTGCAGCGAGCTACGAGTTGCAGTGAGAGCGGTGGGCGATGAGGCCGAACTACGAGCTACAGTGATGGTAGTGTCCGATGGGGCTGCCGGTGACTACGTTGACTCATAATGCACATGCGTGAGAGATGAAGGATTGACGGGACGAGAATCAAATGACTACAGTAAAAAAGATCCTATGACAAGAGGCGGAAATTTGGATCGGTCGACCGACGGCTAGCAGCGTCCTTTCCAAAAGGATTTCCTTCCTCGCGATCTTGCCCGCACAATCTCCAATCTGACGGGCACAAGATTTTCCGTTGAAGTACTAGTGGGCGATGTATGCGTAAAAATCGTACTACTCCCAAATTCTAACCTCGCCGGACTCGCAATCGTTCCGGCCAATCCACATCGCCGAACAGCTCCAGCCCAAACCCTAGCTCAGCACATGgaccacgacgccgccgccgcttccccgtctgcctcgccctcctcctccggTGCCTCCCCCTCGCCGCGCTCCAAGCGTCGCCGCACCGACCGCTATGCGCTCGGCTTCGAGTTCGCTCCGCGCTCTGCGCCCTCAGCTCCGGCCCCGCGCACGACGCCTGAGTGGACGGAGGAGTCCACCTTCGCGCTCCTCGACGCCTGGGGCGAACGCTTCGCCTGCGACGGCCGCCGCAGCCTCAGCGCCGACGAGTGGCTCGAGGTCTCCCGCatcgtagccgccgccgcctcccgccccGCGGGATACTTCTCCGAGTCGCAGTGCCGCAACCGCATCGACACCCTCAGGAAGATGTTTCggaaggagaaggagaggtcCCGCCTGGCTGCCCACCGCTCCAGCAACCCCTCGCCCTCCAAATGGGTATACTTCGACAAGATGCTGTCCGTCATGTGCCcaccgacgccgacgccgacgccgccgccactACTGCCGCCACTAACTCCTCTCGTGACGCGGCGCCGTGACACGCATCCAGTGCCACGCCGTTCGTGGGGGGTGGACGTCGGGGAGCTTGTGCTCGCTGGATGTAGCAAAGTGGTACCAGGGAATTCAGTGCCAGATGCGCAATTGAGGGGAAAACAGACATATGAGGCTGGCGCAGTGCAGGGGGAGGAATTTGCGATTCTCACAGAGGCAATTCATAGGCTTAGGGAGGTTTATGAGAGAGTGGAGAGTAGCAGGAGGCAGCACATGGCGGAGTTGAAACGTATGCGGAAGGATATGCAAAGGGACCTTGAGGTGAGGCGGAGAGAGATTTTGGAAAAGGCACAAATGGAGATAGCGAGTCTTGAGGAGGAGGATGCAAAGGAGGGTGCTGTTAACAATAGATTAGAGGATCACAATGGTGTTGAGGAGCAGAACAATGGCGCTTTGGATGCTTCTCCTTAGCCCAGCACGTACAAGTTCAGCAAATGAGGTTGGTTCATTTCATCCAATATGACAAATTGTGGGCCAAATCATGTTCCATAGCATTGTGTTTAGATTATGTTGCATTCCTCATGCTtcatggcttatcatggtgggcgCCTATCTTTAATTTCATATAGAGAACTCAACACATCATTCAAGAAAGTAAAATAGATGTGACCAGCTGTACTTGATAGGTCTATTAGTTATACACCCATGTTAGCGTCCTGAGCGGTTGAGCCTTGATATGACATTATTTTGTAAGGTCCTGCATTTACGATTTGTTCGAAATTTTGTTTGAGGTATAATCTGTATCCACATATATTAGAAGGAGCATGCTAGGAGAATTATAATGTGGTTGATGTTAGGTCCGTGCAAGGAAAATGAAATCCTATGAGAAGGCACATCTAATTGTCTTAGTGTATTGATGATTTAGATGTCACCAACAGCAGCCAATGACTATGGTAATTATAAGGAAATATGTTGAAGTACCAAACCTTGCCTTAAAATTGCCTACATTGTTATAGGAGAATGAGATCAGCGATGATGCCCCGCACGTTGCTGCGGGGATTGGATGCAGTTATTTCTATAAGATTTGGCAGTATGAAACTTTAGTATTTGTATTAGCAATATGAGAATAGAAACTAAAATACATACACTATATTATTATATATTTGTAGAATATTTATTGATTATGAGTAGCATGCATGGTGCATGTTAATGTGAGTTCTTTCATGCATAATGACATGGTGAGTTGGCATAgttgcatgttgagagaattAAATCTAGTGGGGCATGCATGGTGGCATGGTGAGTTAGCATAGTTGCATGTTAAGATAATTGAGTTAGTGGTGATGAACTATTTGGTGGACCTACATGATGATGTGGCTAGGTTGCATGTCAAGATAAATAAGATAGTGGGGATGAATCTCTTAGGTATATAGGATATGCTAGGTTAGATCTGCGTTGCTACCATCGTGTAATTCAAAAATTTATTTGAGATATTTTTCTAGCAACCGGCAAGAGCTCTGCCTACATTGTTATAGGAGAATGAGACCAGCTATGAGTTGTTGGAGATATATGCTAGGTTAGATCTGTGTTGGTACCATCGAGTTATTCAAAATTTTATTTGAGATATTTTTCAAGCAACCGGCAAGAGCTCTGCCTTTTCATTAGGAAGAAGAGAATTGACCAGTTAATAAGGAAATCTGGCCGAAGACCGATACATTAGCAAGACGCGCACACACCAGCTCCGAGGCTCCGCACCAGACGAGCCAGCGCCTCTGCCACCCAAGTGACCAGAGACGACACCCCACAACGCAATGGCAGATTCCGGAGCCGCCGCTCTGGTGGCATCCACATCAGCCTCAAGGCCACACAGTAGTAACCAGAGAAGGCACCCTAAAACACCGCAACCATATCTGGAGCTGCCGCTCCAACTTACGACCCTAAGCAACACACACACGCCGGCCCTGAGGCCGGGCACCCGGCCGGCCCATGACACTGCCACCCAAGCGACCAAAGCCGGCAGCCTTCCCATGAAGATGAAATCTGGAGCCACTACTCTGACTTCCACATCGGCTATGAGGCCGCGCAACAAGCCAGCAGGCAACTCTGCCACCTAAGGGACCAGCGTCGGCACCATTCACTAGATGACGAAATCAGGAGCCATCGCTACAACTTCCACACCGGCCCCAAGGCCGCACAACAACCGAGCCGATGGCTTAGTCACCCATGCGACAGAACGCTGTCAGCACAACTCAGCGCGGCAAAAGCTCATCTGGCTAGGCCATGGCCTCCTGAGATGGCACCTCCAAGGAGGAAGCGATGAGGACGCCACGGTCGCCCGCTCCAGCAAAAACCTGGAACTCGAGCTTTCGCTCAGAGAAACTAAACCCTTGATAGCGGGAGATGAGCCAGAGCACCCACAACAgcgcctccaaggaggggaacGATGCCCATGGGCGCCGCCATTGTTGATGGCAAGCAAGGTGGAGCTGTGTTTTTAGCCGAGGCTCCGGCACCCCTACACCACCACCATCAAAGACGCACGCCGCTGCCACTGCTACCGCCAACCGTGCCAACAACTCCATGGCCCACACGCCGCTGCCCAACCGCACGGCGACCCCAACAAGCCAGAGCGCACCGATTACCGTGCACCACCACCAGGACTTTATTTGAGATATAGGAAAGATATTAGGACTATTGGAATTTCTAGGTCATAAGTTGACTTGTGTTTGCGGCTTTCGACTATGAAAGATTCGATATGCATATCTTGTCGGCCTTCTTTTGCACACTCTGAATCTTACGACCTCTATCTATGCCTAGATGGCACTCGTTGAGCTTGCTTTACGGCCCTAATGTTACCGAAATATGCACTTCCCCTTTACAACCGTATTCGTGAAGAAAATGAAGTTCTAGAAAAGATCACAATATACGTATGTTATTGCATCTTGGAGCACCAGCATGGAGGCTGTCATTtgtttatactccctccgtcccaaaattcttgtcttagatttgtctagatgcGGATGTacctaatactaaaatgtgacttgatacatctatatttagacaaatctaagacaagaattttgggacggagggggtACTTCATTACGAGTACTCAAGATAGTATCTTCTTGAGAAGTTTGTCACCTCAGTTTTTGTCAAATGATGCTTCAGAAAATTAATGACGGAAAGACGGATAAGTCCTCTTCGCAAGCTGGTTATTTGTTTCCATACTTTAAATGGAAAAGACTGAGTGTGTTTGTTTACAAGTTACCACAAAATTAGAAATTTTCTAAGCAGTACGTGCGTATCTGAAATTTGAGCTATACTCTGTTATCTAGTGATTTCACAACAAACACATGGATATTTATTTAGTTTCACTCTTCAATACAGTTTTTTCTGTTGGAGTGCTACTACTTCTGTATGCACGTTGAAATACTGTGCCTCCTGTTCCTTTATGTTTGATACTTAGTTTACCTCTATCTTTGGTTGGGAGTCACTTGGAAACTAGAATAGAAGTTCCAACTTTGCATGGAGCCTTGGAGCTTGTTGCTTGGTGTGGTTATGATTGACATGTTTGAATGCATCCCTGTGAGTAGCTTTTAGTTGGTGTCATGAACTGCAACTATCTATTATTACCACACCCTTCTGTAACATATGTACAAGTAGTCGATTATAATTCCTAACTTTTGGTGAGTACCATTAATACAACAAGTTGGAGTACTATTACTAACTTCTGGATGTTGGATGTTGACCAAATAATTCATGGAAGTCCCTGTTGCAGTGAAAATCCCACATCATTGTCATAATATTATCAATAATATGCCATGTCCATATTTTTGTTTTTAACAAGATGAAAGGTCCTTATCTTTTTGCACACGTGGTTTAGTCACATTGTTTTATCCAGATTAATAGAATGTTGGTTTCTATCCTGTACTAGAATTTAAACAGTCCAGAACTTGAACATGGAAGATGACTTGTTTAATCTCCGCGATGCAGGAACAAAGCTGGGATATCATGTCAATAGTTGGATCCACAAGGTGTTTCAGACACAAAATGGGGATTTCATGTCAATAGTTGGATCCGGTAGCCTTAATTACGATTGGTAATGTTAGATATTAGGATTGTCAGATATCCGAGTTTAACTCAATCTGTCGACACCCTGTGTAGTTTGTTGTATAACTATCTTTTGTATCACTCGTGTGAAGCTGAACAAAATATCAGTGAGTACTTAATTGTTGTATTTTCACCACGTGGATGAAGATTAATATGGATCAATAACATGTGATTTGACCAATATAAGCTTGGCTAATTTGTAGTGCTAGTTTGCAGCTGTACTTGCCCAGATTTGAGTCATTCGTTGTTTTTTCAAGTCTTTGATTCCTTGTTGTCTCGCTTATTATTTTCTCTGATTTAAAGTTGGTGCAAATTGCACATATTCTTTGTAAAGCTTGTGGCGTTGAGTAATTAACTGCCTTACCAAGTAATTATTCCCGAACGATCATTGTTCAAGCTTGTGGCATGGTAAGTTGGCACCAAAAAATGGGCAGATGCAGATAAGCCAGCCGTCAAACTGGAAACTACACACGACAAAGCTAACAGGTAATTCAGCCCTACAAAAGTACAGTATGAACGTGGAGTTTTTGTGcgcgagctcaaatgagctcgttATCTTGCGCGTTGGATAGCTCATCTGGATGTGTGCCATTCTTTTATACGTCCGCCAGAGAATCGCTAGAAAATGTGTACTGTGCACGAGTACGTACGCGGCAGAGATGGCTGGTGGGCCTTGTTGTAACGGGCGTGCTGCTGTCCGTCAGCCGCAGATGAGGTGGGCCGTGGACCAGATCAACCGTTCCCATCTGATCCGTGGCCCAGGATTTTCGCTTTCCGTTCGGCGGGCTCGGGCATGAATTGAGGGCGTGGTCTAGTGCCTTCTTCCCCTTCGCTAAAAAAAAGTCCCTTCTTCCCCGAAGCTGGCGGCTGGAGAATCAGGAGGAGGatcgccgccggcgaccacccAGGGAGTTTCTGATGTAGCCTATACGCGGGTATGCTCGTATGTTCTTCTCTTCCCGCACGGTCTCCTTGCTAATCTCATTGCCCTTGATCTGGAGTTTGACAGAACATGGTTTGCTCTGTATCAGATCCACTTTCCAGGAGGAGGTGGGAGAAAGTTTGGTACCGCCGCCTGTGGCGGGGGTGGCGCATGTGCCGGCGGTGCCGCAGGTGGTAGAGATGATGGTGGAGCAGGAGGCCGTGGGGCATGTGCGCGCGGCCGCCAACGGCGATGCGCAGATTCTGGCAGCCAAGCCATCGGCGGCTGTTAGGATGGACAGCTCGCCATCGTCGACGGAGCTGTCTACTGGGAAGATGAATCCTCGGGCACCAGGATGGAATAAGAGGTTAGTTCTGTCAGACAGAGAACGATGCTGTGAGGAGG
The Aegilops tauschii subsp. strangulata cultivar AL8/78 chromosome 3, Aet v6.0, whole genome shotgun sequence genome window above contains:
- the LOC109738345 gene encoding trihelix transcription factor ENAP2 is translated as MDHDAAAASPSASPSSSGASPSPRSKRRRTDRYALGFEFAPRSAPSAPAPRTTPEWTEESTFALLDAWGERFACDGRRSLSADEWLEVSRIVAAAASRPAGYFSESQCRNRIDTLRKMFRKEKERSRLAAHRSSNPSPSKWVYFDKMLSVMCPPTPTPTPPPLLPPLTPLVTRRRDTHPVPRRSWGVDVGELVLAGCSKVVPGNSVPDAQLRGKQTYEAGAVQGEEFAILTEAIHRLREVYERVESSRRQHMAELKRMRKDMQRDLEVRRREILEKAQMEIASLEEEDAKEGAVNNRLEDHNGVEEQNNGALDASP